The following proteins come from a genomic window of Acanthopagrus latus isolate v.2019 chromosome 5, fAcaLat1.1, whole genome shotgun sequence:
- the ap3m2 gene encoding AP-3 complex subunit mu-2 — protein MIHSLFLVNASGDIFLEKHWKSVVSRSVCDYFFEAQERATEPENVPPVIPTPHHYLISVLRHRIYFVAVIQSEVPPLFVIEFLHRVVDTFQDYFGVCTEAAIKDNVVVVYELLEEMLDNGFPLATESNILKELIKPPTILRTMVNTITGSTNVGEQLPTGQLSVVPWRRTGVKYTNNEAYFDVVEEIDAIIDKSGSTITAEIQGVIDACVKLTGMPDLTLSFMNPRLLDDVSFHPCVRFKRWEAERILSFIPPDGNFRLLSYHVSSQNLVAIPVYVKHNITFREGSSQGRFDLTLGPKQTMGKAVESVLVSSQLPRGVLNANLNPSQGTYTFDPVTKMLSWDVGKINPQKLPSLKGTMSLQAGASKPDENPSINIQFKIQQMAISGLKVNRLDMYGEKYKPFKGIKYMTKAGKFQVRT, from the exons ATGATCCACAGCCTGTTCCTTGTTAATGCCTCGGGGGACATTTTCCTGGAGAAGCACTGGAAGAGCGTGGTCAGCCGTTCTGTATGTGACTACTTCTTTGAGGCACAGGAGCGTGCCACTGAGCCTGAGAACGTCCCACCAGTGATCCCCACGCCGCATCACTACCTTATCAGTGTGCTCAGACATCGCATCTACTTTGTCGCAGTCATCCAGAGCGAGGTGCCTCCACTGTTTGTCATCGAGTTTCTGCACAGAGTTGTCGACACATTCCAG GATTATTTTGGAGTGTGTACAGAAGCTGCTATTAAGGACAATGTGGTAGTGGTCTATGAGCTACTGGAGGAGATGCTGGACAATGGCTTTCCTCTGGCCACAGAGTCCAACATTCTCAAAGAGCTTATTAAGCCCCCAACCATCCTCCGCACAATGGTCAATACCATCACAG GCAGCACTAATGTTGGTGAGCAGCTCCCTACCGGCCAGCTGTCAGTGGTTCCCTGGCGACGCACCGGAGTCAAATATACCAACAATGAAGCCTATTTTGACGTGGTGGAGGAGATCGATGCCATCATCGATAAATCAG GCTCCACTATCACAGCAGAAATTCAGGGAGTCATTGATGCTTGTGTAAAACTAACTGGCATGCCCGACCTCACTCTCTCATTTATG aaTCCTCGGCTGCTGGATGATGTCAGCTTCCACCCGTGTGTTCGATTCAAGCGCTGGGAAGCTGAGCGGATTCTCTCCTTCATCCCCCCTGATGGAAATTTCCGGTTGCTCTCCTACCATGTCAGCTCTCAGAA CCTGGTGGCGATCCCAGTGTAtgtcaaacacaacatcacattcAGGGAGGGAAGCTCCCAGGGACGTTTTGACCTGACCCTGGGACCCAAACAGACTATGGGAAAGGCTGTGGAATCGGTTCTAGTCAGCAGCCAGCTCCCGCGAGGCGTCCTCAATGCCAACCTCAACCCCTCCCAGGGAACATACACCTTTGACCCAGTCACAAAG ATGTTGTCATGGGATGTTGGAAAGATCAACCCACAGAAGCTTCCCAGCCTGAAAGGCACCATGAGCCTGCAGGCTGGCGCCTCCAAACCTGATGAGAACCCCAGTATCAACATCCAGTTCAAGATCCAACAGATGGCCATctcag GACTGAAGGTGAATCGACTGGACATGTACGGTGAGAAGTATAAACCTTTCAAAGGCATTAAATACATGACGAAGGCTGGCAAGTTCCAGGTGCGGACATAA